A section of the Candidatus Thermoplasmatota archaeon genome encodes:
- a CDS encoding RNA-binding protein, giving the protein MTDLRLRKRHRLMQKEIAALSHQIDNSLGTKSFSELDAVDMAEGPEYDVVFVDGKILAFMPGGTPFLTIRGLLRYDATKRFVTVDMGAVKFVYNGADVMGPGIVATDSEIKEGDLVWIRDVKNLRPLAVGRALVPAETMVRKEKGKAVASVHHVGDKLWLVDEEKEPEKEEPARD; this is encoded by the coding sequence ATGACCGACCTGAGGCTGAGGAAACGCCACAGGCTGATGCAGAAAGAGATAGCTGCACTGTCTCATCAGATCGACAATTCTCTAGGCACCAAGAGCTTCTCGGAACTGGACGCCGTCGACATGGCCGAAGGGCCGGAGTACGACGTCGTGTTTGTTGACGGGAAGATACTGGCATTCATGCCCGGCGGGACCCCGTTCCTCACAATCAGAGGACTTCTGAGGTACGATGCGACCAAGAGGTTCGTCACCGTGGACATGGGCGCGGTGAAGTTCGTCTACAACGGGGCGGATGTGATGGGACCAGGGATCGTCGCCACAGACTCTGAGATCAAAGAAGGGGACCTGGTCTGGATACGCGACGTGAAGAACCTGCGCCCTCTCGCGGTCGGGCGCGCGCTCGTGCCCGCGGAGACCATGGTCCGCAAGGAAAAGGGGAAGGCCGTGGCATCGGTGCATCACGTGGGCGACAAGCTGTGGCTTGTCGACGAGGAGAAAGAGCCCGAGAAGGAAGAGCCCGCCCGAGACTAG
- the sepF gene encoding cell division protein SepF yields MGAEQYIDLTEMVFDDEDMAGVDGAKTVVRVGELFRYEDLSALTKEVYDDNLVIVDYTSIANDDLTMKRVTAELKNVARDIDGDVAGVGKNLLMITPRGVKIDRNKIKGGF; encoded by the coding sequence ATGGGAGCAGAGCAATACATCGACCTCACCGAGATGGTGTTCGATGATGAGGATATGGCCGGAGTCGATGGCGCAAAGACCGTGGTCCGGGTCGGAGAGCTGTTCAGGTACGAGGACCTGTCCGCGCTGACGAAGGAAGTCTATGACGACAATCTCGTGATAGTGGACTACACCTCGATCGCGAACGACGACCTGACCATGAAGAGGGTCACCGCGGAGCTGAAGAACGTCGCCAGGGACATCGACGGCGATGTTGCAGGGGTCGGCAAGAACCTGTTGATGATCACTCCACGCGGCGTCAAGATCGACAGGAACAAGATCAAGGGCGGCTTCTGA